The proteins below are encoded in one region of Struthio camelus isolate bStrCam1 chromosome 11, bStrCam1.hap1, whole genome shotgun sequence:
- the DRP2 gene encoding dystrophin-related protein 2 isoform X2 encodes MQPLVVQEWPSVLPRCPEWHVADQAQHSRTAHPLSQVRASQDGAGPSCVTPQAPSGAARSQAPLEMNLCWNEIKKKSHSLRARLEAFSDHSGKLQVPLQEIIDWLGQKDEELSAQLPLRGDVLLVQQEKETHAAFMEEVKSRGPYIYSVLESAQAFLSQHPFEELEEPTSESKDVSPRHRIQNISRFVWKQANVASELWEKLTARCVDQHRHIERTLEQLLEIKGAMEELSTTLDQAESVRETWEPIGDLFIDSLPEHIQSTKLFKEELSPMKDGVKVVNDLAHQLAISDVHLSVENSRALEQINTRWKQLQASINERLKQLQDAHRDFGPGSQHFLSSSVQVPWERAISPNKVPYYINHQAQTTCWDHPKMTELYQTLADLNNIKFSAYRTAMKLRRVQKALRLDMVTLATALEIFNEHDLQPSDRAMDVVEVIHCLTALYERLEEERGILVNVPLCVDMSLNWLLNVFDSGRSGKMRALSFKTGIACLCGTEVKEKFQYLFSQVANPGGLCDQRHLGVLLHEAIQVPRQLGEVAAFGGSNVEPSIRSCFRFSNGKPAIEASQFLEWANLEPQSMVWLAVLHRVTMAEQVKHQTKCSVCRQCPIKGFRYRSLKQFNVDICQTCFLTGRASKGNKLHYPIMEYYTPTTSSENMRDFATTLKNKFRSKQYFSKHPQRGYLPVQSVLEADFSETPASSPMLPHADTHSRIEHFASRLAEMESQNCSFFNDSLSPDDSLDEDQYLLRHSSPITDREPGSSQQAPHSLSTEDKGELERILAHLEDENRILQGELRRLKWQHDEAVESPTLAAGSPESVQDPRNDELLAEARILRQHKSRLETRMQILEDHNKQLESQLHRLRELLLQPPTESDGNGSAASSLASSPHQSEGSQVKEQEHNTPDTEAADEVEAKTQDVSVCLEDIMEKLRSAFPNSRGMTSLI; translated from the exons ATGCAGCCCCTGGTCGTGCAGGAATGGCCCTCTGTCCTCCCACGGTGTCCTGAGTGGCATGTTGCAGACCAGGCGCAGCACAGCAGAACTGCCCACCCGCTGTCTCAG GTTAGAGCCTCTCAGGATGGTGCTGGACCTTCGTGTGTAACCCCCCAGGCTCCTAGCGGTGCTGCCAGGTCCCAAGCTCCCCTGGAGATGAATCTTTGTTGGAATGAGATCAAAAAGAAATCCCACAGCCTTCG GGCTCGGCTGGAGGCCTTTTCTGATCACAGTGGGAAGCTGCAGGTCCCTCTTCAGGAGATCATAGATTGGCTTGGGCAGAAGGATGAGGAGCTCTCGGCACAGCTACCGCTCCGGGGAGACGTCCTGCTGGTGCAGCAGGAAAAAGAGACGCATGCG GCTTTCATGGAAGAAGTGAAGTCTCGGGGGCCATACATTTACTCTGTCTTGGAGTCAGCCCAAGCTTTCCTTTCCCAGCATCCGTTTGAGGAACTGGAAGAAccaacttcagaaagcaaag ATGTCTCTCCCCGGCACCGGATCCAGAACATCAGCCGCTTTGTGTGGAAGCAGGCGAATGTGGCCAGCGAGCTGTGGGAGAAGCTCACAGCCCGGTGTGTGGACCAGCACCGTCACATTGAACGGACACTGGAACAGCTGCTGGAGATTAAAGGGGCCATGGAGGAGCTCAGCACAACACTGGACCAGGCTGAAAGCGTGCGTGAAACCTGGGAACCCATTGGGGACCTCTTCATTGACTCCCTACCGGAGCACATCCAGTCAACCAAG CTGTTCAAAGAGGAGCTCTCCCCCATGAAGGATGGGGTGAAAGTAGTCAATGACCTTGCACACCAGCTCGCCATCTCGGATGTCCACTTGTCCGTGGAGAACTCCCGCGCCCTGGAGCAGATCAACACACGGTGGAAGCAGCTACAG GCCTCCATAAATGAACGACTGAAGCAGCTCCAAGATGCCCACCGAGACTTTGGACCAGGCTCCCAGCACTTCCTCTCCT CCTCTGTTCAAGTCCCTTGGGAGCGAGCCATTTCCCCCAATAAAGTGCCATACTACATCAA CCACCAGGCCCAGACGACCTGCTGGGACCACCCAAAGATGACAGAGTTATACCAAACACTGG CGGATTTGAACAACATCAAGTTCTCGGCATATCGGACAGCCATGAAACTGCGACGGGTGCAGAAAGCCCTGCGAT TGGACATGGTGACCCTGGCCACAGCCCTGGAAATCTTCAATGAGCATGACCTTCAACCCAGCGACCGGGCGATGGATGTGGTGGAAGTCATCCACTGCCTGACTGCCCTCTACGAGAGGCTGGAGGAGGAGCGGGGCATCTTGGTCAACGTGCCTCTCTGTGTGGACATGAGCCTTAACTGGCTGCTGAATGTCTTCGACAG CGGCCGCAGTGGGAAGATGAGGGCCCTCTCCTTCAAGACGGGCATTGCATGTCTGTGCGGGACGGAGGTCAAGGAGAAGTTTCAGT ATCTCTTCAGCCAAGTGGCAAACCCTGGGGGACTGTGTGACCAGCGGCACCTCGGCGTCCTGCTCCATGAGGCCATCCAGGTCCCACGCCAGCTGGGGGAGGTGGCGGCGTTTGGGGGCAGCAATGTGGAGCCCAGCATCCGCAGCTGCTTCCGCTTT AGCAACGGGAAGCCTGCCATCGAGGCATCCCAGTTCCTGGAGTGGGCCAACCTGGAGCCACAGTCCATGGTATGGCTGGCTGTGCTGCACCGGGTGACCATGGCTGAGCAGGTGAAGCACCAGACCAAGTGCTCTGTCTGCCGGCAGTGCCCTATCAAGGGCTTCAG GTATCGGAGCCTGAAGCAGTTCAACGTGGATATCTGCCAGACCTGCTTCCTGACAGGGCGAGCCAGCAAGGGCAACAAGCTGCACTACCCCATCATGGAGTACTACACACCG ACCACATCCAGCGAGAACATGAGGGACTTTGCCACAACACTGAAGAACAAGTTTCGATCCAAGCAGTACTTCAGCAAGCACCCTCAGAGAGGGTACCTGCCTGTCCAGTCCGTGCTTGAGGCCGACTTCTCTGAGAC ACCAGCTTCATCCCCGATGTTACCACATGCCGACACCCACTCCCGGATTGAGCATTTTGCAAGCAG gCTTGCAGAGATGGAAAGCCAGAACTGCTCTTTCTTTAACGACAGCCTGTCCCCCGATGATAGCCT GGATGAGGACCAGTACTTGCTGCGCCATTCCAGCCCCATCACCGACAGAGAGCCCGGGAGCAGCCAGCaggccccgcacagcctcagcacGGAAGACAAGGGGGAACTGGAGCGAATCCTGGCCCACTTAGAGGATGAAAACAG GATCCTCCAGGGAGAGCTGAGACGTTTGAAATGGCAGCATGatgaagctgtggagtctccaacctTGGCTGCAGGTTCCCCTGAATCAGTGCAAGACCCACGTAACGATGAGCTCCTGGCAGAAGCGCGAATTCTTCGGCAGCACAAGAGCCGTCTGGAGACCCGCATGCAGATCCTGGAGGACCACAACAAGCAGCTGGAGTCCCAACTGcaccggctgagagagctgctgctgcag CCTCCGACAGAGTCAGATGGCAACGGTTCGGCAGCTTCTTCCTTGGCTTCGTCTCCGCACCAGTCtgagggcagccaggtgaaggagCAGGAACACAACACCCCTGACACCGAAGCTGCAG atgAGGTGGAGGCCAAAACACAGGATGTCAGTGTATGCCTGGAGGACATCATGGAGAAGCTGCGGAGCGCCTTCCCCAACTCTCGAG GTATGACCTCCCTTATCTAA
- the DRP2 gene encoding dystrophin-related protein 2 isoform X3, producing MLQTRRSTAELPTRCLRASQDGAGPSCVTPQAPSGAARSQAPLEMNLCWNEIKKKSHSLRARLEAFSDHSGKLQVPLQEIIDWLGQKDEELSAQLPLRGDVLLVQQEKETHAAFMEEVKSRGPYIYSVLESAQAFLSQHPFEELEEPTSESKDVSPRHRIQNISRFVWKQANVASELWEKLTARCVDQHRHIERTLEQLLEIKGAMEELSTTLDQAESVRETWEPIGDLFIDSLPEHIQSTKLFKEELSPMKDGVKVVNDLAHQLAISDVHLSVENSRALEQINTRWKQLQASINERLKQLQDAHRDFGPGSQHFLSSSVQVPWERAISPNKVPYYINHQAQTTCWDHPKMTELYQTLADLNNIKFSAYRTAMKLRRVQKALRLDMVTLATALEIFNEHDLQPSDRAMDVVEVIHCLTALYERLEEERGILVNVPLCVDMSLNWLLNVFDSGRSGKMRALSFKTGIACLCGTEVKEKFQYLFSQVANPGGLCDQRHLGVLLHEAIQVPRQLGEVAAFGGSNVEPSIRSCFRFSNGKPAIEASQFLEWANLEPQSMVWLAVLHRVTMAEQVKHQTKCSVCRQCPIKGFRYRSLKQFNVDICQTCFLTGRASKGNKLHYPIMEYYTPTTSSENMRDFATTLKNKFRSKQYFSKHPQRGYLPVQSVLEADFSETPASSPMLPHADTHSRIEHFASRLAEMESQNCSFFNDSLSPDDSLDEDQYLLRHSSPITDREPGSSQQAPHSLSTEDKGELERILAHLEDENRILQGELRRLKWQHDEAVESPTLAAGSPESVQDPRNDELLAEARILRQHKSRLETRMQILEDHNKQLESQLHRLRELLLQPPTESDGNGSAASSLASSPHQSEGSQVKEQEHNTPDTEAADEVEAKTQDVSVCLEDIMEKLRSAFPNSRGLTWTPSGAPWAGHAQGLPAPEDLRGT from the exons ATGTTGCAGACCAGGCGCAGCACAGCAGAACTGCCCACCCGCTGTCTCAG AGCCTCTCAGGATGGTGCTGGACCTTCGTGTGTAACCCCCCAGGCTCCTAGCGGTGCTGCCAGGTCCCAAGCTCCCCTGGAGATGAATCTTTGTTGGAATGAGATCAAAAAGAAATCCCACAGCCTTCG GGCTCGGCTGGAGGCCTTTTCTGATCACAGTGGGAAGCTGCAGGTCCCTCTTCAGGAGATCATAGATTGGCTTGGGCAGAAGGATGAGGAGCTCTCGGCACAGCTACCGCTCCGGGGAGACGTCCTGCTGGTGCAGCAGGAAAAAGAGACGCATGCG GCTTTCATGGAAGAAGTGAAGTCTCGGGGGCCATACATTTACTCTGTCTTGGAGTCAGCCCAAGCTTTCCTTTCCCAGCATCCGTTTGAGGAACTGGAAGAAccaacttcagaaagcaaag ATGTCTCTCCCCGGCACCGGATCCAGAACATCAGCCGCTTTGTGTGGAAGCAGGCGAATGTGGCCAGCGAGCTGTGGGAGAAGCTCACAGCCCGGTGTGTGGACCAGCACCGTCACATTGAACGGACACTGGAACAGCTGCTGGAGATTAAAGGGGCCATGGAGGAGCTCAGCACAACACTGGACCAGGCTGAAAGCGTGCGTGAAACCTGGGAACCCATTGGGGACCTCTTCATTGACTCCCTACCGGAGCACATCCAGTCAACCAAG CTGTTCAAAGAGGAGCTCTCCCCCATGAAGGATGGGGTGAAAGTAGTCAATGACCTTGCACACCAGCTCGCCATCTCGGATGTCCACTTGTCCGTGGAGAACTCCCGCGCCCTGGAGCAGATCAACACACGGTGGAAGCAGCTACAG GCCTCCATAAATGAACGACTGAAGCAGCTCCAAGATGCCCACCGAGACTTTGGACCAGGCTCCCAGCACTTCCTCTCCT CCTCTGTTCAAGTCCCTTGGGAGCGAGCCATTTCCCCCAATAAAGTGCCATACTACATCAA CCACCAGGCCCAGACGACCTGCTGGGACCACCCAAAGATGACAGAGTTATACCAAACACTGG CGGATTTGAACAACATCAAGTTCTCGGCATATCGGACAGCCATGAAACTGCGACGGGTGCAGAAAGCCCTGCGAT TGGACATGGTGACCCTGGCCACAGCCCTGGAAATCTTCAATGAGCATGACCTTCAACCCAGCGACCGGGCGATGGATGTGGTGGAAGTCATCCACTGCCTGACTGCCCTCTACGAGAGGCTGGAGGAGGAGCGGGGCATCTTGGTCAACGTGCCTCTCTGTGTGGACATGAGCCTTAACTGGCTGCTGAATGTCTTCGACAG CGGCCGCAGTGGGAAGATGAGGGCCCTCTCCTTCAAGACGGGCATTGCATGTCTGTGCGGGACGGAGGTCAAGGAGAAGTTTCAGT ATCTCTTCAGCCAAGTGGCAAACCCTGGGGGACTGTGTGACCAGCGGCACCTCGGCGTCCTGCTCCATGAGGCCATCCAGGTCCCACGCCAGCTGGGGGAGGTGGCGGCGTTTGGGGGCAGCAATGTGGAGCCCAGCATCCGCAGCTGCTTCCGCTTT AGCAACGGGAAGCCTGCCATCGAGGCATCCCAGTTCCTGGAGTGGGCCAACCTGGAGCCACAGTCCATGGTATGGCTGGCTGTGCTGCACCGGGTGACCATGGCTGAGCAGGTGAAGCACCAGACCAAGTGCTCTGTCTGCCGGCAGTGCCCTATCAAGGGCTTCAG GTATCGGAGCCTGAAGCAGTTCAACGTGGATATCTGCCAGACCTGCTTCCTGACAGGGCGAGCCAGCAAGGGCAACAAGCTGCACTACCCCATCATGGAGTACTACACACCG ACCACATCCAGCGAGAACATGAGGGACTTTGCCACAACACTGAAGAACAAGTTTCGATCCAAGCAGTACTTCAGCAAGCACCCTCAGAGAGGGTACCTGCCTGTCCAGTCCGTGCTTGAGGCCGACTTCTCTGAGAC ACCAGCTTCATCCCCGATGTTACCACATGCCGACACCCACTCCCGGATTGAGCATTTTGCAAGCAG gCTTGCAGAGATGGAAAGCCAGAACTGCTCTTTCTTTAACGACAGCCTGTCCCCCGATGATAGCCT GGATGAGGACCAGTACTTGCTGCGCCATTCCAGCCCCATCACCGACAGAGAGCCCGGGAGCAGCCAGCaggccccgcacagcctcagcacGGAAGACAAGGGGGAACTGGAGCGAATCCTGGCCCACTTAGAGGATGAAAACAG GATCCTCCAGGGAGAGCTGAGACGTTTGAAATGGCAGCATGatgaagctgtggagtctccaacctTGGCTGCAGGTTCCCCTGAATCAGTGCAAGACCCACGTAACGATGAGCTCCTGGCAGAAGCGCGAATTCTTCGGCAGCACAAGAGCCGTCTGGAGACCCGCATGCAGATCCTGGAGGACCACAACAAGCAGCTGGAGTCCCAACTGcaccggctgagagagctgctgctgcag CCTCCGACAGAGTCAGATGGCAACGGTTCGGCAGCTTCTTCCTTGGCTTCGTCTCCGCACCAGTCtgagggcagccaggtgaaggagCAGGAACACAACACCCCTGACACCGAAGCTGCAG atgAGGTGGAGGCCAAAACACAGGATGTCAGTGTATGCCTGGAGGACATCATGGAGAAGCTGCGGAGCGCCTTCCCCAACTCTCGAG gcctcacctggactccCTCGGGAGCACCCTGGGCCGGTCACGCACAAGGCTTGCCAGCTCCAGAAGATCTCAGGGGAACATAG
- the DRP2 gene encoding dystrophin-related protein 2 isoform X1 — protein MQPLVVQEWPSVLPRCPEWHVADQAQHSRTAHPLSQVRASQDGAGPSCVTPQAPSGAARSQAPLEMNLCWNEIKKKSHSLRARLEAFSDHSGKLQVPLQEIIDWLGQKDEELSAQLPLRGDVLLVQQEKETHAAFMEEVKSRGPYIYSVLESAQAFLSQHPFEELEEPTSESKDVSPRHRIQNISRFVWKQANVASELWEKLTARCVDQHRHIERTLEQLLEIKGAMEELSTTLDQAESVRETWEPIGDLFIDSLPEHIQSTKLFKEELSPMKDGVKVVNDLAHQLAISDVHLSVENSRALEQINTRWKQLQASINERLKQLQDAHRDFGPGSQHFLSSSVQVPWERAISPNKVPYYINHQAQTTCWDHPKMTELYQTLADLNNIKFSAYRTAMKLRRVQKALRLDMVTLATALEIFNEHDLQPSDRAMDVVEVIHCLTALYERLEEERGILVNVPLCVDMSLNWLLNVFDSGRSGKMRALSFKTGIACLCGTEVKEKFQYLFSQVANPGGLCDQRHLGVLLHEAIQVPRQLGEVAAFGGSNVEPSIRSCFRFSNGKPAIEASQFLEWANLEPQSMVWLAVLHRVTMAEQVKHQTKCSVCRQCPIKGFRYRSLKQFNVDICQTCFLTGRASKGNKLHYPIMEYYTPTTSSENMRDFATTLKNKFRSKQYFSKHPQRGYLPVQSVLEADFSETPASSPMLPHADTHSRIEHFASRLAEMESQNCSFFNDSLSPDDSLDEDQYLLRHSSPITDREPGSSQQAPHSLSTEDKGELERILAHLEDENRILQGELRRLKWQHDEAVESPTLAAGSPESVQDPRNDELLAEARILRQHKSRLETRMQILEDHNKQLESQLHRLRELLLQPPTESDGNGSAASSLASSPHQSEGSQVKEQEHNTPDTEAADEVEAKTQDVSVCLEDIMEKLRSAFPNSRGLTWTPSGAPWAGHAQGLPAPEDLRGT, from the exons ATGCAGCCCCTGGTCGTGCAGGAATGGCCCTCTGTCCTCCCACGGTGTCCTGAGTGGCATGTTGCAGACCAGGCGCAGCACAGCAGAACTGCCCACCCGCTGTCTCAG GTTAGAGCCTCTCAGGATGGTGCTGGACCTTCGTGTGTAACCCCCCAGGCTCCTAGCGGTGCTGCCAGGTCCCAAGCTCCCCTGGAGATGAATCTTTGTTGGAATGAGATCAAAAAGAAATCCCACAGCCTTCG GGCTCGGCTGGAGGCCTTTTCTGATCACAGTGGGAAGCTGCAGGTCCCTCTTCAGGAGATCATAGATTGGCTTGGGCAGAAGGATGAGGAGCTCTCGGCACAGCTACCGCTCCGGGGAGACGTCCTGCTGGTGCAGCAGGAAAAAGAGACGCATGCG GCTTTCATGGAAGAAGTGAAGTCTCGGGGGCCATACATTTACTCTGTCTTGGAGTCAGCCCAAGCTTTCCTTTCCCAGCATCCGTTTGAGGAACTGGAAGAAccaacttcagaaagcaaag ATGTCTCTCCCCGGCACCGGATCCAGAACATCAGCCGCTTTGTGTGGAAGCAGGCGAATGTGGCCAGCGAGCTGTGGGAGAAGCTCACAGCCCGGTGTGTGGACCAGCACCGTCACATTGAACGGACACTGGAACAGCTGCTGGAGATTAAAGGGGCCATGGAGGAGCTCAGCACAACACTGGACCAGGCTGAAAGCGTGCGTGAAACCTGGGAACCCATTGGGGACCTCTTCATTGACTCCCTACCGGAGCACATCCAGTCAACCAAG CTGTTCAAAGAGGAGCTCTCCCCCATGAAGGATGGGGTGAAAGTAGTCAATGACCTTGCACACCAGCTCGCCATCTCGGATGTCCACTTGTCCGTGGAGAACTCCCGCGCCCTGGAGCAGATCAACACACGGTGGAAGCAGCTACAG GCCTCCATAAATGAACGACTGAAGCAGCTCCAAGATGCCCACCGAGACTTTGGACCAGGCTCCCAGCACTTCCTCTCCT CCTCTGTTCAAGTCCCTTGGGAGCGAGCCATTTCCCCCAATAAAGTGCCATACTACATCAA CCACCAGGCCCAGACGACCTGCTGGGACCACCCAAAGATGACAGAGTTATACCAAACACTGG CGGATTTGAACAACATCAAGTTCTCGGCATATCGGACAGCCATGAAACTGCGACGGGTGCAGAAAGCCCTGCGAT TGGACATGGTGACCCTGGCCACAGCCCTGGAAATCTTCAATGAGCATGACCTTCAACCCAGCGACCGGGCGATGGATGTGGTGGAAGTCATCCACTGCCTGACTGCCCTCTACGAGAGGCTGGAGGAGGAGCGGGGCATCTTGGTCAACGTGCCTCTCTGTGTGGACATGAGCCTTAACTGGCTGCTGAATGTCTTCGACAG CGGCCGCAGTGGGAAGATGAGGGCCCTCTCCTTCAAGACGGGCATTGCATGTCTGTGCGGGACGGAGGTCAAGGAGAAGTTTCAGT ATCTCTTCAGCCAAGTGGCAAACCCTGGGGGACTGTGTGACCAGCGGCACCTCGGCGTCCTGCTCCATGAGGCCATCCAGGTCCCACGCCAGCTGGGGGAGGTGGCGGCGTTTGGGGGCAGCAATGTGGAGCCCAGCATCCGCAGCTGCTTCCGCTTT AGCAACGGGAAGCCTGCCATCGAGGCATCCCAGTTCCTGGAGTGGGCCAACCTGGAGCCACAGTCCATGGTATGGCTGGCTGTGCTGCACCGGGTGACCATGGCTGAGCAGGTGAAGCACCAGACCAAGTGCTCTGTCTGCCGGCAGTGCCCTATCAAGGGCTTCAG GTATCGGAGCCTGAAGCAGTTCAACGTGGATATCTGCCAGACCTGCTTCCTGACAGGGCGAGCCAGCAAGGGCAACAAGCTGCACTACCCCATCATGGAGTACTACACACCG ACCACATCCAGCGAGAACATGAGGGACTTTGCCACAACACTGAAGAACAAGTTTCGATCCAAGCAGTACTTCAGCAAGCACCCTCAGAGAGGGTACCTGCCTGTCCAGTCCGTGCTTGAGGCCGACTTCTCTGAGAC ACCAGCTTCATCCCCGATGTTACCACATGCCGACACCCACTCCCGGATTGAGCATTTTGCAAGCAG gCTTGCAGAGATGGAAAGCCAGAACTGCTCTTTCTTTAACGACAGCCTGTCCCCCGATGATAGCCT GGATGAGGACCAGTACTTGCTGCGCCATTCCAGCCCCATCACCGACAGAGAGCCCGGGAGCAGCCAGCaggccccgcacagcctcagcacGGAAGACAAGGGGGAACTGGAGCGAATCCTGGCCCACTTAGAGGATGAAAACAG GATCCTCCAGGGAGAGCTGAGACGTTTGAAATGGCAGCATGatgaagctgtggagtctccaacctTGGCTGCAGGTTCCCCTGAATCAGTGCAAGACCCACGTAACGATGAGCTCCTGGCAGAAGCGCGAATTCTTCGGCAGCACAAGAGCCGTCTGGAGACCCGCATGCAGATCCTGGAGGACCACAACAAGCAGCTGGAGTCCCAACTGcaccggctgagagagctgctgctgcag CCTCCGACAGAGTCAGATGGCAACGGTTCGGCAGCTTCTTCCTTGGCTTCGTCTCCGCACCAGTCtgagggcagccaggtgaaggagCAGGAACACAACACCCCTGACACCGAAGCTGCAG atgAGGTGGAGGCCAAAACACAGGATGTCAGTGTATGCCTGGAGGACATCATGGAGAAGCTGCGGAGCGCCTTCCCCAACTCTCGAG gcctcacctggactccCTCGGGAGCACCCTGGGCCGGTCACGCACAAGGCTTGCCAGCTCCAGAAGATCTCAGGGGAACATAG